One window from the genome of Populus alba chromosome 15, ASM523922v2, whole genome shotgun sequence encodes:
- the LOC118057281 gene encoding uncharacterized protein, whose product MECNKDEAVRAKEIAEKKFMGRDYVGAKKFALKAQSLYPELEGLSQMLIAFDVYISAENRISSGEVDWYSVLGVNPWADDETVRKQYHKLALILHPDKNQSLGADGAFKLVSEAWGLLSNKEKRLAYNQKLNPSGQQQRVPTQTKVPSSQHSANGFHNHNSTTTSHTRTQNKNFQSRPTSGPSPSSQKLDTFWTICHRCMMHYEYLRVYLNHNLRCPNCHQPFLAVEKDPPSNVTKSSQNSRHHAANSNPFNFPKNGGQSSRSEGFGVCNSTTAPNLQRSNFTRMNDSGGKFASTPTAGHADSVVQKAHDQVKREQDAQGANEREKRYVSKRMDNSSLRADQLFKRRRSDEASVNNYGADILNQAATGNGGAGLGNSSEPRRGYFEAQRVYGFSDIRTKSITERELSLLEVRNMLMKKGLSDVCGKLKEWSSNQVKLKESRTQESMVNNDANKHKRSGHSAGTSSNESTKQAPAPLSINVPDSDFHNFDLDRTESSFGDDQVWAAYDENDGMPRYYARIISVISLKPFKMKISWLNSRSNSEFGPLDWVGAGFLKTCGDFWTGKHEISKTLNAFSHRVMWTKGTRGVVRILPRKEDVWALYRNWSPDWNDDTPDEMVQEYEMVEVLDDYDEEQGISVVPLIKVAGFKAVFRRHVGPNEVRRIPKEEMFRFSHQVPNHVLTGEEAHNAPEGCRELDPAAIPTEFLQVITEASEAAVVATGRKAKEEMA is encoded by the coding sequence ATGGAGTGCAACAAAGATGAAGCAGTCAGGGCTAAGGAAATTGCTGAGAAGAAGTTTATGGGGAGGGATTATGTTGGGGCGAAGAAATTTGCTTTAAAGGCTCAAAGCTTGTATCCTGAGCTAGAGGGTTTATCCCAAATGTTGATAGCATTTGATGTGTATATTTCTGCAGAGAACAGAATAAGTAGTGGAGAAGTTGATTGGTACAGCGTGCTTGGTGTGAACCCTTGGGCTGATGATGAGACTGTCAGGAAACAATACCACAAGCTAGCTCTCATACTTCATCCTGATAAAAACCAGTCTCTGGGTGCAGATGGTGCGTTTAAGTTGGTTTCAGAGGCCTGGGGTTTGTTATCTAATAAGGAAAAGAGACTAGCATACAATCAGAAACTGAATCCGTCAGGACAGCAGCAGAGAGTACCAACCCAGACTAAGGTTCCCTCTTCCCAGCATAGTGCAAATGGCTTTCATAATCATAACAGTACCACAACTTCGCACACAAGGACTCAGAACAAGAATTTTCAGTCGAGGCCCACATCAGGCCCTTCTCCTTCATCTCAAAAACTTGATACATTTTGGACTATCTGCCATCGATGTATGATGCATTATGAGTATCTGAGGGTTTATTTGAATCACAACCTGCGATGCCCCAACTGTCATCAGCCTTTTTTGGCTGTTGAGAAGGATCCACCTTCAAACGTTACAAAGTCATCCCAGAATTCAAGACATCATGCTGCAAATAGTAATCCATTTAATTTCCCAAAAAATGGTGGTCAAAGCTCACGATCTGAGGGATTTGGAGTATGCAATTCAACTACTGCCCCAAACCTCCAAAGGAGTAATTTTACTAGAATGAATGATTCTGGAGGCAAATTTGCATCAACACCAACTGCTGGTCATGCTGATAGTGTGGTTCAGAAGGCACATGACCAAGTGAAGAGGGAGCAGGATGCACAGGGAGCCAATGAACGGGAGAAGCGTTATGTTTCTAAAAGGATGGATAATTCTTCTCTTAGAGCAGACCAACTCTTTAAAAGGAGGAGATCTGATGAAGCTAGTGTGAACAATTATGGAGCTGATATTTTGAATCAAGCAGCCACCGGAAATGGAGGAGCGGGATTGGGAAATTCATCTGAACCAAGAAGGGGCTATTTTGAAGCGCAAAGGGTTTATGGTTTCTCAGATATTCGTACCAAGTCCATTACCGAGAGAGAGTTGTCACTTCTCGAGGTTCGAAACATGTTGATGAAGAAGGGTCTCTCAGATGTGTGCGGAAAACTTAAAGAATGGAGCTCAAATCAAGTGAAACTGAAAGAGAGTAGAACACAGGAAAGCATGGTGAACAATGATGCAAATAAACATAAGAGGAGTGGTCACTCCGCTGGCACTTCTTCCAATGAATCTACTAAACAGGCACCAGCACCTTTGTCTATCAATGTTCCGGATTCTGATTTTCATAACTTTGACCTGGATCGAACAGAAAGTTCCTTTGGGGATGACCAGGTGTGGGCTGCCTATGATGAAAATGATGGGATGCCTCGATATTATGCTCGAATTATCTCAGTGATCTCTTTGAAGCCATTTAAAATGAAGATCAGTTGGCTTAACTCAAGAAGCAACAGTGAATTTGGCCCTTTAGACTGGGTGGGGGCTGGTTTCCTAAAAACCTGTGGCGATTTTTGGACTGGCAAACATGAAATCAGTAAAACTCTAAATGCTTTCTCACACAGGGTTATGTGGACGAAAGGCACACGTGGAGTTGTTCGCATACTTCCAAGAAAGGAAGATGTCTGGGCTCTATATAGAAACTGGTCTCCAGACTGGAATGATGATACCCCAGATGAAATGGTACAAGAATATGAGATGGTAGAAGTGCTCGACGACTATGATGAAGAGCAGGGTATATCTGTAGTTCCTCTTATTAAAGTTGCTGGTTTCAAGGCAGTTTTTCGTAGACATGTAGGTCCAAATGAAGTTAGGAGGATTCCAAAAGAAGAGATGTTCCGCTTCTCTCATCAGGTCCCTAATCACGTGCTTACTGGCGAAGAAGCTCATAATGCCCCCGAGGGTTGTCGGGAATTAGACCCAGCTGCTATCCCGACGGAATTTCTTCAGGTTATTACAGAAGCCAGTGAGGCAGCAGTGGTGGCAACTGGTAGAAAGGCTAAGGAGGAAATGGCGTAG